The DNA window TGGGGCCCTTTGATTTGGTGCTCCATCTGGCATCGCTCGCCAGTCCGAAAGACTATCTGGCTTATCCGCTGGAAACGCTGGAATCGGGTTCCACGGCGACACGCAACATGCTGGAGATTGCTCTCCGATTTGAGGCTCGCTTCCTGATCACTTCGACGAGTGAATGCTACGGGGACCCGCTCGAACATCCGCAGCGGGAAAGCTATTGGGGGAACGTGAATCCGATCGGGCCGCGGAGCTGCTACGACGAATCGAAACGCTTTGCAGAGGCGATTACGATGGCCTATCACCGCAAGTACGGTTTGCGCACCAACATTGCCCGGATCTTCAATACCTATGGGCCGAGGATGAAGCTCGACGATGGCCGCGTGGTGCCTGCTTTTCTTTCCCAGGCCTTGGGGGCAAAGCCGCTCACGGTTTTCGGAGATGGGACGCAAACGCGCAGCTTCTGTTTTGTCGATGACATGGTGGAAGGGCTTTGCCGCCTGATGCTGAGTGACGAACGGGAACCGGTCAACCTCGGCAACCCGCAAGAGATTACGCTGCTGGAGTTTGCGGAACGGATTCAGCGAATGCTGGGCACCAGCAGTCCGCTGGAATTTCATCCATTGCCGGAAAATGATCCGACACGCCGCCAGCCTGATATCTCGAAGGCAAAACGAACGCTCAGTTGGGAGCCGAAGGTCAATCTGGAATCGGGCTTAGCGACAACCGTTGCATACTTTCAGGGCCGGCTCGCTGCGCACTAAGCGACAGCGACCCAAACTTTTGCGGCGGCGCCGTTTCCGAGCGGCACCGTCTTGCCACCGAGGTCGAGCGTAAAAGTATCGTCGATATTGCGAGAGACCATGCGCACCATCGCGCCGGGCCGGATGCCGAGTGTGTTCAAGTATTCGAGCAATTCCCGGTCGCGTTCATAGGCACTCTGGATATTGGCCTGGCCCCCGGCTGAGAGCTCTGAGAGGGGGAGCCAGCCGCGCTTGCGGCGCTCCTTCGGCGAATCGAGGCCAATGAAATTCCCATGAGGGCAGGCTTCCCCGTCGCCGAGTTTCTCTACCAGCTTCTTTTCAAACTCGGCGCTCACGGCATGCTCCATCTGCTCTGCCTCGTCATGCACCATATACCAATCCATGCCAAAGACTTCTGTGAGCATGCGTTCGATCAGATGATGACGGCGAATCAGCCGGTGGGCGATCTCCTTGCCGGTCGGGGTGAGGGTGATGACGCCTTCTGCATTGACAGCAATGAGTTTGTCGCGCTTGAGACGGCGCAGCGCCATGGTCACGGCAGGTGCACTGACTTTGAGCCAGCGGGCGAGCGTGGCGGCAATCACAAGTTCGCCTTCGCTCTCTGCCTCCGCGATCGCTTTGAGGTAATTTTCCTTTGAAATCGTGATTTTCACGCGGTAGCTCTCATTGTAACCGGCGAAGTGTGTTTGCTACACTCGCGGCAACCCCTTATGCGCAGACGCAACTTTCTCGCACTATCCTCGCTACCGCTTACGGTGCCTGCCAGCTTTACTTTAGCTGCGCAAGGTCCAGAGACTGTGGACCTGAACATGGTCCATCAAATTAAGAATGAAGCCTTCAACAATTCGAAGGTGATGGATACGATGTTCTGGCTTTGTGACGCGAACGGTCCGCGTCTCTCTGGTTCGCCCGGCTACCGTAAGGCGGCGGAATGGGTGAAGAAGAGTCTGAGCGAGCAGGGCATTGAAGCAAAGTTTGAACCTTTTGAGTTTGGCCGGGGTTGGCAGCACTCGAAGTTCGCGGCACGGATGACAGAACCGGCCATTGGCGAGATCATCGGATTCCCGATGGCCTGGACGCCGGGCACTAACGGCATTGTGAGCGGCGAGGCGATGCACGCAACGCTTGCCACGCAGGCGGATCTCGACAAGTGGAAAGGCAAATTGAGCGGCAAGATCGTGTTGGTGGATGTGCCGCGTGTTCTTGAGTTTCCGGACAAGGCGAACGGCCATCGCTATACCGGCGAAGAATTGGGCAAGCTGGCCGAGGCTCCCGATCCAGGCGCCGCAGGGCCGGGACGCGCCGGTGCGCGGCCGGGCGGGCCCCCAATGTCGCGCGAGCAGATGATGGCCTTCCGCGACAAGCTCTATCAGTTCATGAAGGACGAAGGGATCCTCGTCGTAGTGAAGACGAGCTATGCCGGGGATGGCGGCGCGGTGTTCGGTTCGGCGGGTGGCCCTTACCAGAAAGGCAAGCCCGTGCCTCCGCCCACTGCGGTGATTGCGGCGGAGAACTACAATCGCGTGATCCGGTTGCTCGAGAAGAAAGTGCCGGTCAAGCTGGAGTTTGAAATTGCGGCTCAGTTCAACGAGGAGGCCGACAACGCATTCAATGTGATTGCCGAGATTCCGGGGACCTCGAAGAAGGGCGAGTATGTCATGATCGGCGCGCATCTCGATAGTTGGCATGGCGGCACCGGCGCCACCGATAACGCCAGCGGCTCGGCGGTGATGCTCGAGGCGATGCGGATCCTGAAGGCGCTCAATGTGAAGACTGCGCGGAGCATCCGTCTGGGTCTGTGGTGTGGTGAAGAGGAAGGTCTCATCGGTTCGCGCGCTTATGTGAAGAGCCATCTCGCCGATCCGGCGGATATGAAGCTCAAGCCGGATCATGGCAGAGTGACGGCGTACTTTAACGTCGATAACGGATCTGGAAAAATCCGCGGCATCTATACGCAAGGCAATGAGATGGTGCGCAAGCTATTTGGACAGTGGCTCGAGCCCTTCATGGATCTTGGCGTCTCGACCGTCACCAGCCGCAACACGGGCGGTACGGATCACCTGTCCTTTGACGCGGTTGGTGTGCCTGGCTTCCAGTTCATCCAGGACCCGCTGGATTACTCGACCCGGACGCATCACTCCAACATGGACACCATTGATCGTGTGCAGAAGGGCGACCTGATGCAGATGGCGGCCATTGTTGCCAGCTTCGCCTATCACGCGGCGAATCGGGACGCGCAGGTGCCGCGCAAGCCGCTGCCGAAGCCCACTCCTCGTCCTGGTGAGGGCCAAGCCCCGCCGGCGCCGTCCAGCGCTGCGGCGAATCAAGAATAAGCAAAAGCGACTTCGATAGACTGATGGGCGTTTCCGCGAAAGGGGGACGCCCATTTTGATTTGTATGAGATTGTTGCCGGTGCTACTCGCACTTGGCCTTGCCGGTGCGGCGGAGCTGAAGAAAGATATCGAATACTCGCGGCCAGGTGGTGTGCCGCTGAAGTTGGATGCTTCGATCCCCGATGGTCCGGGGCCTCATCCGGCAGTGATCATTGTCCATGGGGGAGGCTTTGTGCGCGGCGATAAGCAGACTTATGTTCCCCCTCTCTTTCCTCCACTCGCGGCAGCCGGCTTCGCCTGGTTCTCCATCGATTACAGGTTGGCGCCGAAGCACAACTACACCGCCGCCAATGAGGATGTTCGCGCCGCCTTTGCTTACTTGATGGCGCACGCCAAGGAGTTGAAGATTGACCCGAAGCGCATTGCGCTGAGTGGTGAATCGGCTGGTGGCACGATAGTCGCCTACTATGCGGCGACCGAGAAGGGAAAGTACCGGCCCCGCGCGGTGGTGGATTTCTATGGGGTGAGCGATTGGGTGTTCCATCGCGAAACTCTTGGCCAACTGAGCGAGGGCGCGGCGGCCTGGCTGGCCGGTGCAGATTTAAAGAACGCTTCTGCCATTACTTACGTCTCGAAGAGCATGCCGCCCTTTCTTCTGATTCACGGTACTCAGGACCAGCAAGTGCCCTTTGGACATAGCGAGCGGTTGTGTGCGGCGATGAAGCAGGTGCATGCGGAATGCGAGCTGTTTGTGGTGGAAGGGGCTGGTCATGGCGTGGGAAATTGGGAAAAGGTGGAGGCCAATCAGGTATACAAGAAGAAGATGGTGGATTGGCTGCAAAAGCAGCTTCCCTAGCATGACAAGAGTTGTGCCATTGCGAAGAGTTTTATGGCATCCTACGAATCGTTGCGACTTTCGGAGGTTTTATGATTACTTGCCCAGCCTGTGCTGCTGATATTGATTTTGATGAAGAAGATCTGGATGAAGGCGACCTTTTCGACTGCACTGAATGTGGGGCGAATCTGCGTGTTGCGAGCCTGAAACCGCTCGAACTGGAAGC is part of the Bryobacter aggregatus MPL3 genome and encodes:
- a CDS encoding UDP-glucuronic acid decarboxylase family protein → MQVLLSGAAGFIGSHLVDRLLQDGHRVLGVDNFITGDAVNLAHLTGAANWSFVQADATSNDFVARMTDLGPFDLVLHLASLASPKDYLAYPLETLESGSTATRNMLEIALRFEARFLITSTSECYGDPLEHPQRESYWGNVNPIGPRSCYDESKRFAEAITMAYHRKYGLRTNIARIFNTYGPRMKLDDGRVVPAFLSQALGAKPLTVFGDGTQTRSFCFVDDMVEGLCRLMLSDEREPVNLGNPQEITLLEFAERIQRMLGTSSPLEFHPLPENDPTRRQPDISKAKRTLSWEPKVNLESGLATTVAYFQGRLAAH
- a CDS encoding M20/M25/M40 family metallo-hydrolase, yielding MVHQIKNEAFNNSKVMDTMFWLCDANGPRLSGSPGYRKAAEWVKKSLSEQGIEAKFEPFEFGRGWQHSKFAARMTEPAIGEIIGFPMAWTPGTNGIVSGEAMHATLATQADLDKWKGKLSGKIVLVDVPRVLEFPDKANGHRYTGEELGKLAEAPDPGAAGPGRAGARPGGPPMSREQMMAFRDKLYQFMKDEGILVVVKTSYAGDGGAVFGSAGGPYQKGKPVPPPTAVIAAENYNRVIRLLEKKVPVKLEFEIAAQFNEEADNAFNVIAEIPGTSKKGEYVMIGAHLDSWHGGTGATDNASGSAVMLEAMRILKALNVKTARSIRLGLWCGEEEGLIGSRAYVKSHLADPADMKLKPDHGRVTAYFNVDNGSGKIRGIYTQGNEMVRKLFGQWLEPFMDLGVSTVTSRNTGGTDHLSFDAVGVPGFQFIQDPLDYSTRTHHSNMDTIDRVQKGDLMQMAAIVASFAYHAANRDAQVPRKPLPKPTPRPGEGQAPPAPSSAAANQE
- a CDS encoding alpha/beta hydrolase; protein product: MRLLPVLLALGLAGAAELKKDIEYSRPGGVPLKLDASIPDGPGPHPAVIIVHGGGFVRGDKQTYVPPLFPPLAAAGFAWFSIDYRLAPKHNYTAANEDVRAAFAYLMAHAKELKIDPKRIALSGESAGGTIVAYYAATEKGKYRPRAVVDFYGVSDWVFHRETLGQLSEGAAAWLAGADLKNASAITYVSKSMPPFLLIHGTQDQQVPFGHSERLCAAMKQVHAECELFVVEGAGHGVGNWEKVEANQVYKKKMVDWLQKQLP
- a CDS encoding metal-dependent transcriptional regulator; this encodes MKITISKENYLKAIAEAESEGELVIAATLARWLKVSAPAVTMALRRLKRDKLIAVNAEGVITLTPTGKEIAHRLIRRHHLIERMLTEVFGMDWYMVHDEAEQMEHAVSAEFEKKLVEKLGDGEACPHGNFIGLDSPKERRKRGWLPLSELSAGGQANIQSAYERDRELLEYLNTLGIRPGAMVRMVSRNIDDTFTLDLGGKTVPLGNGAAAKVWVAVA